One Bacillus solimangrovi genomic window carries:
- a CDS encoding purine-nucleoside phosphorylase yields the protein MGNLLAKMNEAVEFIQGKIKREPTVGLILGSGLGVLAEEIENPVKIDYADIPHFPVSTVEGHEGKLVIGELEGKQVIAMQGRFHYYEGYSMQDVTFPVRVMKGLGVDMMVVTNACGGMNANFVPGDLMLITDHLNMTGTNPLIGANEAELGPRFPDMSSAYTPELVALAKDVAAKIDVKVQQGVYAGISGPTYMTPAELIMLRNNGGDAVGMSTVPEVIVASHMQMKVLGISCVTDMAIGEELEPLTHEQVMETANRTRPKFIKLVKEFLATV from the coding sequence GTGGGAAATTTGTTAGCGAAAATGAATGAAGCGGTTGAGTTTATTCAAGGGAAAATTAAGAGAGAACCAACAGTAGGTTTAATTTTAGGTTCAGGTCTAGGTGTATTAGCTGAAGAGATTGAAAATCCAGTTAAGATTGATTATGCAGACATCCCTCATTTTCCTGTATCAACAGTAGAAGGACACGAAGGTAAGTTAGTAATTGGTGAGCTAGAAGGAAAGCAAGTTATTGCAATGCAAGGTCGTTTTCATTATTACGAAGGTTATTCAATGCAAGATGTAACCTTCCCAGTTCGAGTAATGAAAGGTTTAGGCGTTGACATGATGGTCGTTACAAATGCGTGTGGTGGTATGAATGCAAACTTTGTACCTGGTGATCTAATGTTAATTACTGATCACTTGAACATGACGGGAACGAATCCGTTAATTGGGGCAAATGAAGCTGAACTTGGACCTCGTTTCCCAGATATGAGTAGTGCTTATACACCAGAACTAGTTGCACTTGCAAAAGATGTAGCGGCTAAGATAGATGTGAAAGTACAGCAAGGTGTGTACGCAGGAATTTCAGGTCCTACTTATATGACACCTGCTGAATTAATTATGCTTCGCAATAACGGTGGAGATGCTGTTGGAATGTCAACAGTACCAGAAGTAATCGTTGCTAGTCATATGCAAATGAAGGTGCTAGGCATCTCCTGCGTAACAGATATGGCAATTGGGGAAGAGTTAGAGCCTCTAACACATGAACAAGTTATGGAAACTGCAAATCGAACTCGACCAAAATTCATCAAACTTGTAAAAGAATTTTTAGCAACCGTTTAA
- a CDS encoding pyrimidine-nucleoside phosphorylase: MRMVDLIQKKRDGKALTKEEIRFIIEGYTDGEIPEYQMSAFAMAIFFQDMTQEERAELTMAMVDSGDKIDLSAIEGIKVDKHSTGGVGDTTTLVLAPLVAAVGVPVAKMSGRGLGHTGGTIDKLEAVEGFHVEIDNNEFIDLVNKNKVAVIGQSGNLTPADKKLYGLRDVTGTVNSIPLIASSIMSKKIAAGADAIVLDVKTGAGAFMKELEDSKALAKAMVGIGNNVGRKTMAVISDMSQPLGFAIGNALEVKEAIDTLQGQGPDDLQELCLTLGSHMVLLAEKAASLEDARKQLEDVMKSGKALETFKTFLAAQGGNAAVVDNPEMMPQAKYTFELEAKEDGYVSEIIADEVGTAAMILGAGRATKESVIDLAVGVMLRKKIGDEVKKGESLATLYSNTEDVADAIEKLGNSFKVSSEKVEAPTLVYDVITE, from the coding sequence ATGCGTATGGTAGATTTAATTCAAAAGAAACGTGATGGCAAAGCATTAACAAAAGAAGAGATTCGTTTCATTATTGAAGGGTACACAGATGGTGAAATTCCAGAGTATCAAATGAGTGCTTTTGCAATGGCGATTTTCTTCCAAGACATGACACAAGAAGAACGTGCTGAACTAACAATGGCAATGGTTGATTCAGGTGATAAGATAGATTTGTCTGCAATCGAAGGGATTAAAGTAGATAAGCATTCAACAGGTGGTGTTGGTGATACAACAACATTAGTGCTTGCTCCTCTTGTTGCTGCTGTTGGTGTTCCAGTAGCGAAGATGTCTGGTCGTGGTCTTGGTCATACGGGTGGTACAATTGACAAACTTGAAGCGGTTGAAGGCTTCCATGTTGAGATTGATAATAATGAATTCATTGATTTAGTTAATAAAAATAAAGTAGCTGTTATTGGTCAGAGCGGAAACTTAACGCCAGCTGATAAAAAATTGTATGGCTTACGTGATGTAACTGGAACAGTTAATTCAATTCCACTTATTGCAAGTTCAATTATGAGTAAGAAGATTGCTGCGGGTGCTGATGCGATTGTACTTGATGTTAAAACAGGTGCAGGTGCATTTATGAAGGAGCTTGAAGATTCAAAAGCACTTGCAAAAGCAATGGTTGGTATTGGTAACAATGTTGGTCGTAAAACGATGGCAGTCATTTCTGATATGAGCCAACCACTTGGATTTGCAATCGGTAATGCACTTGAAGTGAAAGAAGCAATTGATACACTTCAAGGTCAAGGTCCAGATGACTTACAAGAACTTTGCTTAACATTAGGTAGTCACATGGTGTTATTAGCTGAAAAAGCAGCAAGCTTAGAGGATGCTCGCAAACAACTTGAGGATGTTATGAAATCAGGTAAAGCTCTTGAAACGTTTAAGACGTTCTTGGCTGCACAAGGTGGTAACGCTGCTGTCGTAGACAACCCTGAAATGATGCCACAAGCGAAGTATACATTCGAGCTTGAAGCTAAAGAAGATGGTTATGTTTCTGAAATTATTGCAGATGAAGTTGGAACTGCAGCAATGATCCTCGGTGCAGGTCGTGCAACAAAAGAATCTGTCATTGATCTAGCAGTAGGTGTCATGTTACGTAAGAAGATTGGTGATGAAGTGAAGAAAGGTGAATCACTTGCAACACTTTATAGCAACACTGAAGACGTAGCAGATGCAATCGAAAAACTTGGGAACAGCTTTAAAGTTTCAAGTGAAAAGGTTGAAGCACCAACATTAGTTTATGATGTAATCACAGAATAG
- a CDS encoding purine-nucleoside phosphorylase — translation MVENFKAAVDYINSKITEEPKIGLILGSGLGVLADEIEDPITIDYSDIPNFPVSTVEGHAGMLVFGKLQGKNVIAMKGRFHYYEGYGMDKVTFPVRVMKMLGVEKLIVTNAAGGVNESYSPGDLMLINDHINNTGTNPLIGPNDNELGVRFPDMSESYSKELRSLAKDVAKKLNLKIQEGVYVANPGPVYETPAEIRMTRKMGGDAVGMSTVPEVIVARHSGLEVLGISCISNMAAGILDQPLTHDEVIETTEKVRESFLAFVKNIVGEMN, via the coding sequence ATGGTAGAAAACTTTAAAGCAGCGGTAGATTATATTAATAGTAAAATTACAGAAGAGCCTAAGATTGGATTGATTCTTGGTTCGGGCCTAGGTGTCCTTGCTGATGAAATTGAGGATCCAATCACAATTGATTACAGTGATATTCCAAACTTCCCTGTTTCAACTGTTGAAGGTCATGCTGGGATGTTAGTGTTTGGTAAGTTGCAAGGGAAAAATGTAATCGCTATGAAAGGTCGTTTCCACTATTATGAAGGTTATGGAATGGATAAAGTAACTTTCCCTGTACGTGTTATGAAGATGCTTGGTGTGGAAAAGTTAATCGTAACGAATGCTGCTGGTGGTGTAAATGAAAGTTATTCACCAGGTGACTTAATGTTAATTAATGACCATATTAACAACACTGGTACAAATCCATTAATCGGACCAAATGATAATGAACTAGGTGTTCGTTTCCCAGATATGTCAGAAAGTTATTCAAAAGAGCTTCGTTCACTAGCTAAAGATGTTGCTAAGAAACTGAATTTGAAAATCCAAGAAGGTGTATACGTAGCAAATCCAGGTCCAGTTTATGAAACTCCTGCTGAAATCCGTATGACACGAAAAATGGGTGGAGATGCAGTTGGAATGTCAACTGTTCCAGAAGTAATCGTTGCACGCCATAGTGGTTTAGAAGTGTTGGGTATTTCTTGTATTTCAAACATGGCTGCAGGAATCTTAGACCAACCTCTAACACATGATGAAGTTATTGAAACAACTGAGAAAGTTCGTGAAAGCTTTTTAGCATTTGTTAAGAACATTGTAGGAGAAATGAACTAA